From a region of the Hymenobacter jejuensis genome:
- a CDS encoding LysM peptidoglycan-binding domain-containing protein, producing MGLFDFLNKGEEKPAQPANQPNQNAGNTDFFGGNSAQPASATTQGDTYTVVSGDSLSKIAKNHYGDAAKWHQIYEANKGIIGSNPDHIEVGQVLTLPKS from the coding sequence ATGGGACTGTTTGATTTTCTGAATAAAGGCGAAGAAAAACCTGCTCAACCGGCTAATCAGCCCAACCAGAATGCGGGTAACACCGATTTCTTTGGTGGCAACAGCGCCCAACCTGCCTCTGCTACTACGCAAGGCGACACGTACACTGTCGTAAGTGGTGACTCACTGTCGAAAATTGCCAAAAATCATTATGGCGATGCTGCCAAATGGCACCAGATCTACGAAGCCAACAAAGGTATTATCGGCAGCAATCCCGATCACATCGAGGTAGGCCAAGTGCTTACATTGCCTAAGAGCTAA
- a CDS encoding M28 family peptidase encodes MNSKTLWLAPVLAALVSLAGCTDNKTKSVETEASAEAKVPAAPSFSADSAFAFTAKQVAFGPRVPNSKAHVATGDWIVKKFRSYGLTVQEQPFEAMAFDGKMLRSRNIVAQFQPKATRRVAVFTHWDTRPFADKDKQKKNAPLDGASDGASGVGIALEMARVLAAQPDSLAPNVGIDFILFDSEDYGYDSSTQSELKDQLGVQGKDSWCLGSQYWAEHLLPANYKPNYGILLDMVGAKDAKFSREEQSRQYARDVVDKVWNTAARIGYSDFFLFQDSPGITDDHVYTNKAGVRTIDIIDHLPVGDEYFPAYHHTTQDNMAIIDRRTLKAVGQTVLQTIYQE; translated from the coding sequence ATGAACTCGAAAACCCTTTGGCTGGCACCTGTGCTGGCGGCGCTGGTATCGCTTGCGGGCTGTACGGACAACAAAACGAAATCGGTAGAAACCGAGGCTTCCGCAGAGGCGAAGGTGCCCGCAGCTCCTAGCTTCAGCGCCGATTCGGCGTTTGCGTTTACAGCCAAGCAGGTAGCTTTCGGGCCGCGCGTGCCCAACTCCAAGGCACACGTTGCCACCGGCGATTGGATTGTTAAGAAGTTTAGAAGCTACGGGCTGACGGTGCAAGAACAGCCTTTTGAGGCCATGGCGTTTGATGGTAAAATGCTGCGCTCGCGCAACATTGTGGCCCAGTTTCAGCCGAAAGCAACCCGCCGCGTAGCCGTATTCACGCACTGGGACACGCGTCCCTTCGCCGACAAAGACAAGCAGAAGAAAAACGCGCCCCTCGACGGGGCCAGCGACGGGGCCAGTGGTGTGGGCATTGCGCTCGAAATGGCGCGCGTGCTGGCCGCCCAGCCCGATAGCTTGGCTCCGAATGTGGGCATCGACTTCATCCTGTTCGACTCCGAGGATTACGGCTACGATTCCAGCACGCAGAGCGAGCTAAAGGATCAGCTCGGGGTGCAAGGCAAGGACAGTTGGTGCTTGGGCTCGCAGTATTGGGCCGAGCATTTGCTGCCGGCCAACTACAAGCCCAACTACGGTATTCTGCTCGACATGGTGGGTGCTAAAGACGCCAAATTCAGTCGGGAAGAGCAGTCGCGGCAATACGCGCGCGACGTAGTAGACAAGGTTTGGAACACGGCAGCGCGCATTGGCTACTCCGACTTTTTCCTGTTTCAGGATTCGCCCGGCATTACCGATGACCACGTGTATACCAACAAAGCTGGCGTGCGCACCATCGACATCATCGACCATTTGCCCGTTGGCGATGAGTACTTTCCGGCGTATCACCACACCACGCAGGACAATATGGCCATCATCGACCGCCGCACGCTGAAAGCTGTAGGGCAAACGGTTCTGCAAACCATCTATCAAGAGTAG
- the metX gene encoding homoserine O-acetyltransferase MetX: protein MVDSQFFTLPHPLALESGATLPHVQVAYHTYGTLNANHDNVVWVCHALTANSNVLEWWPGLFGENCHFDPAEYFIVCANILGSCYGSTGPLTPDPATGEALFSRFPLLTVRDMVTAHEQLRQHLGVRKVHTLIGGSLGGQQALEWAIQQPDLFGNLVVLATNAQHSPWGIAFNEAQRLAIQADSTYNQNTPTGGQQGLRAARAVALLSYRSYEAYGLTQAETMDDTIDGFRASSYQQYQGDKLVARFNAYTYVALSKTMDTHNVGRSRGGIAAALGRIRARTLVLGITSDVLFPPSEQQLLARHIPGAVYAEMDSQYGHDGFLIETDQITHFLERFYAHTFAH from the coding sequence ATGGTCGATAGTCAATTTTTCACCTTACCCCATCCTTTAGCGCTCGAAAGTGGCGCCACGCTGCCGCATGTGCAGGTGGCGTACCATACGTATGGCACGCTCAATGCCAACCACGACAATGTGGTGTGGGTATGCCACGCGCTCACCGCCAACTCCAACGTTTTGGAGTGGTGGCCGGGGTTGTTTGGGGAGAATTGTCACTTTGATCCGGCCGAGTACTTTATTGTTTGCGCCAATATTCTGGGTTCATGTTACGGCTCTACAGGCCCCCTAACGCCCGATCCGGCGACTGGCGAGGCGCTTTTCAGCCGGTTTCCGCTGCTCACCGTTCGCGATATGGTGACGGCGCACGAGCAGTTGCGGCAGCATTTGGGAGTTAGAAAAGTTCATACCCTGATCGGGGGCTCGCTCGGCGGCCAACAGGCGCTGGAATGGGCGATTCAGCAACCGGACCTTTTTGGCAACCTGGTAGTGCTAGCGACCAACGCCCAGCATTCGCCCTGGGGCATTGCTTTTAACGAAGCCCAACGACTTGCTATTCAAGCAGATAGCACTTATAACCAAAACACACCTACCGGTGGGCAGCAGGGACTGCGCGCCGCGCGCGCCGTTGCGCTCCTCAGCTACCGCAGCTACGAAGCCTACGGGCTTACCCAAGCCGAAACGATGGACGATACTATCGATGGCTTTCGGGCCAGCTCGTATCAGCAGTACCAGGGCGACAAGCTTGTGGCTCGCTTCAATGCCTATACTTACGTTGCGCTCTCCAAAACCATGGACACGCACAACGTAGGTCGCAGCCGGGGCGGCATTGCCGCGGCGCTGGGCCGGATTCGGGCCCGCACGCTGGTGCTGGGCATCACGTCGGATGTGCTTTTTCCACCCAGCGAGCAGCAGCTACTGGCTCGCCACATTCCGGGTGCGGTGTATGCCGAAATGGATTCGCAGTATGGCCACGACGGCTTCTTGATCGAAACCGACCAAATCACGCATTTTCTGGAGCGCTTTTACGCGCATACCTTCGCCCATTGA
- a CDS encoding homoserine dehydrogenase gives MPTTKSADRPLQIGLIGFGCVGQGLYDILEKLPELNAHIRRIAVKNPTKARPLPHDRFDFHADDLLQDPELDILVEVIDDPTEAFRLVSTALRQGRRIVTANKAMVARHLTELVALQREFGGTLLYEAAVCGSIPIVRTLDAYFSHEPLESVSGIFNGSSNYVLSRMTEEGSDYTPALAEAQALGFAETDPTLDMAAFDPRSKATILAAHAYGLLLEPEQVLNLGIENVTAQDIRYAAALGQKIKVVASLQKLPDGRVTAFVTPQFVAATAPLYTVEREFNGVVLEATYAGTQFLSGCGAGGHPTGSAVLADLVALRAGLRYSYAKLTTTEKSTYTTDLEVEVYVRRPDEDASNLLTFSTISQDNPAEGYAVGYVSLAQLLRHRDALRRSGTFVARTGKIRLLQAKANTISETAALTV, from the coding sequence ATGCCAACTACTAAATCTGCTGACCGCCCTCTTCAAATTGGTCTCATTGGCTTTGGTTGCGTCGGGCAGGGCTTATACGATATCCTGGAAAAGCTGCCGGAACTGAACGCTCACATCCGGCGCATTGCCGTCAAAAACCCAACCAAGGCGCGGCCGCTTCCGCACGATCGTTTCGATTTTCACGCCGACGATCTCTTGCAGGACCCTGAGTTGGACATTCTGGTAGAGGTCATCGACGACCCAACCGAAGCGTTTCGGCTGGTAAGCACGGCCCTGCGCCAAGGCCGCCGCATCGTGACGGCCAACAAGGCGATGGTGGCGCGCCATCTGACGGAGTTGGTGGCATTGCAGCGCGAATTTGGCGGTACGTTGCTGTATGAGGCGGCAGTGTGCGGCAGCATTCCCATCGTCCGGACTCTGGATGCATATTTCAGCCACGAACCGCTCGAATCGGTAAGCGGCATTTTCAACGGCTCTTCGAATTACGTGCTCAGCCGCATGACTGAAGAAGGCTCCGACTACACGCCGGCCTTGGCTGAAGCGCAAGCACTGGGTTTCGCCGAAACCGACCCGACGCTCGACATGGCCGCATTCGACCCGCGCAGCAAAGCCACCATTTTGGCCGCGCACGCCTACGGCTTGCTCCTAGAGCCGGAACAAGTATTAAACCTTGGCATTGAGAACGTTACTGCGCAGGATATCCGTTACGCCGCTGCTTTGGGCCAGAAAATCAAGGTGGTGGCCAGCTTGCAAAAGCTGCCCGACGGGCGCGTAACCGCATTTGTAACGCCGCAATTTGTGGCGGCTACAGCGCCGCTTTACACAGTCGAGCGAGAGTTCAACGGCGTTGTTCTTGAAGCTACGTACGCCGGCACGCAGTTTCTGAGCGGTTGCGGGGCCGGTGGGCACCCAACGGGCTCGGCTGTGCTGGCCGACTTGGTGGCGCTAAGGGCGGGGTTGCGCTACTCCTACGCCAAGCTCACAACTACTGAAAAGTCCACGTACACCACCGATCTTGAAGTGGAAGTATATGTACGTCGGCCCGATGAAGATGCCAGTAACCTACTAACATTCAGCACGATATCACAGGATAACCCAGCCGAAGGCTACGCAGTTGGTTACGTATCCTTGGCGCAGCTCCTCCGTCACCGCGACGCGTTGCGGCGTTCCGGGACCTTTGTGGCGCGCACCGGCAAGATCAGGCTGCTTCAGGCGAAGGCCAACACTATTTCAGAAACGGCGGCCTTAACCGTTTAA
- a CDS encoding lysylphosphatidylglycerol synthase transmembrane domain-containing protein, whose amino-acid sequence MPLTQNSQEQQLLDKLRPSRIVLPVLIGLSVVGFMFWRSYKPGDLAPLANAKLHWLAIMLVVLLARDLGYVYRIRHMSERALSWRASLDVIMIWEFASCVLPSAVGGTAIAPFLLNKEGITLGKSLAYVMATAMLDNLYYVIMVPLVVWVAGDALYPHEALQGGLVATLRVAFVVSYVSVTLYAGLMLYAIFINPLSVKRFLVRFFSIRGLRRWRAKAYQHGNEMVWASAQLRGNGAGYWLRAALSTAFVWTARYAVIGCIIAAFVNVNANEFALIFGRNLTYKVILLIAITPGGAGIAEGAFPTFFGKFIGTPTMTNFIVLLYRIVTYYMYLVLGAIFLPRWISRVFVKQPAP is encoded by the coding sequence ATGCCGCTCACGCAGAACAGTCAAGAACAGCAGCTGCTCGATAAGCTCCGGCCTTCGCGCATCGTGCTGCCCGTCCTGATTGGCCTGAGCGTGGTGGGCTTTATGTTTTGGCGCAGTTATAAACCCGGCGATCTGGCACCGCTGGCCAATGCGAAATTGCACTGGCTGGCCATTATGCTGGTGGTGCTGCTAGCCCGCGACTTAGGCTATGTCTACCGGATCCGGCACATGTCAGAGCGGGCCCTGAGCTGGCGGGCTAGCTTGGACGTAATCATGATTTGGGAATTTGCGTCCTGCGTGCTGCCTTCGGCAGTGGGTGGCACGGCCATAGCACCCTTTCTGCTTAATAAAGAAGGCATTACGCTCGGCAAATCATTGGCGTACGTGATGGCAACGGCCATGCTCGACAATTTGTATTATGTCATCATGGTACCGCTGGTGGTGTGGGTAGCCGGCGACGCCTTATATCCGCACGAGGCACTGCAAGGCGGGTTGGTGGCTACGTTGCGGGTAGCGTTTGTGGTGAGCTACGTTTCGGTCACGCTGTACGCCGGCCTGATGCTCTATGCGATTTTTATTAATCCCTTGTCTGTCAAGCGCTTCTTGGTCCGTTTCTTTTCAATTCGGGGGCTGCGGCGCTGGCGGGCCAAAGCGTACCAGCACGGCAACGAGATGGTATGGGCTTCGGCGCAGCTCCGCGGCAACGGTGCGGGCTACTGGCTTCGAGCGGCGCTCTCCACAGCCTTTGTCTGGACGGCTCGCTATGCCGTAATCGGCTGTATCATCGCGGCTTTCGTCAATGTCAACGCCAACGAGTTCGCGCTCATTTTTGGCCGCAACCTTACTTACAAAGTTATTCTGTTGATCGCCATTACACCGGGCGGGGCGGGCATTGCCGAAGGGGCTTTCCCGACGTTCTTCGGCAAATTCATCGGTACGCCCACGATGACCAACTTTATCGTGCTCCTGTACCGCATCGTGACGTATTACATGTACCTCGTGCTCGGGGCCATATTCCTGCCCCGCTGGATTTCACGGGTGTTCGTCAAGCAACCAGCACCCTAA
- a CDS encoding endonuclease/exonuclease/phosphatase family protein: MRRSFAFKFTLLILLWVLAAIACVQIPAHTFWPAAFGALTLPIALAVNVLLVVYWLLRDWRVAALPIVVAVLTWPHFQRGLALHPLHTSSPTGTPGQRIRMLSSNVRIFNVYPQLRDKNLHSSKAMIAWLADNQADILCLQEFYNEPIRTQDGSVFNAVRQIGADKDRHVFLSKTLTNSVGAEFGMAIFTRFPILQRGTINFGRLTQNHAMFVDLLLPSRDTIRVYNVHLQSMSMDERDIVDSYSSKDGFKRKARGLLARYKRGLVARSTQVDTLVQRFERCRYPMLLCADLNDVPYSYAYDQLADHFQNAWATVGNGIGSTYNGALPFVRIDNQFASSQWAVDDFEIHREIPFSDHFPTTGVYQLNKTQSETSK; the protein is encoded by the coding sequence GTGCGTCGCTCCTTTGCATTCAAATTCACGCTGCTGATCCTCCTGTGGGTGCTGGCGGCCATCGCCTGCGTTCAGATTCCGGCCCATACCTTCTGGCCCGCTGCTTTTGGCGCGCTTACGCTGCCTATCGCGCTCGCCGTCAATGTGTTGCTGGTGGTGTATTGGCTGCTGCGCGACTGGCGGGTAGCCGCCCTGCCCATTGTGGTAGCCGTGCTGACGTGGCCGCATTTTCAGCGCGGCTTGGCTCTGCATCCGCTGCACACTAGCTCACCCACCGGCACGCCGGGGCAGCGCATACGAATGCTGAGCTCCAACGTGCGCATCTTCAACGTGTACCCGCAGCTGCGCGACAAGAACCTGCATTCGTCGAAGGCCATGATCGCGTGGCTGGCCGATAACCAAGCCGACATTCTGTGTTTGCAGGAGTTTTACAACGAGCCGATTCGGACGCAGGACGGAAGCGTATTCAACGCCGTGCGGCAAATTGGGGCGGACAAAGACCGGCACGTATTTCTGTCCAAAACGCTCACCAACAGCGTAGGCGCGGAGTTTGGGATGGCCATTTTTACGCGGTTTCCCATTTTGCAGCGCGGCACCATCAACTTCGGCCGCCTGACGCAGAACCACGCCATGTTCGTGGATCTGCTGCTGCCCTCCCGCGATACCATCCGCGTCTACAATGTGCATTTGCAGAGCATGAGTATGGACGAGCGCGACATCGTCGACAGCTATTCCAGCAAGGACGGTTTCAAGCGCAAGGCCCGCGGCCTGCTTGCGCGTTACAAGCGCGGCCTGGTGGCACGTAGCACGCAGGTCGATACGCTGGTGCAGCGCTTCGAGCGGTGCCGCTACCCGATGCTGCTCTGCGCCGATCTCAACGATGTGCCCTACAGTTACGCCTACGATCAGTTGGCCGACCATTTTCAGAACGCGTGGGCGACCGTCGGCAACGGCATCGGCAGCACTTACAACGGCGCCTTGCCCTTCGTGCGCATCGACAACCAATTTGCCAGCTCACAATGGGCCGTCGATGATTTCGAGATTCACCGTGAGATTCCGTTTTCTGACCACTTCCCGACTACGGGCGTCTATCAGTTAAATAAAACGCAGAGTGAAACTAGTAAGTAA
- a CDS encoding O-acetylhomoserine aminocarboxypropyltransferase/cysteine synthase family protein, translating to MSTQNLHFETLQVHAGQQPDPTTGSRAVPIYQTTSYVFKSAEHGANLFALKEFGNIYTRLMNPTTDVFEQRVAALEGGVAALATSSGQAAQFIALNNILQAGDNFVSSSFLYGGTYNQFKVAFKRLGIEVRFADGDNPDHFEQLIDDKTKAIYLETIGNPSFSVPDFERIAAIAEKHDLPLVVDNTFGAGGYLFRPLEHGAHIVVESATKWIGGHGTSIGGVIVDGGKYDFGNGKFPQFTEPSEGYHGLVFNDVFGKNGPFGNIAFIIRARVEGLRDFGPSISPFNSFQLLQGLETLSLRVDRTVENALRVATWLEQHPQVESVNYPGLKSSPYNALAQKYLKRGFGGVLTFTIKGSKETATKFIDNLKLVSHLANVGDAKTLIIQPSATTHQQLSDDEQRAAGVAPTQLRLSVGIEHFEDIRADLAQAFEAVRNEAPLQAEEVGSTLLQPEKEHAQPLEV from the coding sequence ATGTCTACGCAAAACCTGCACTTCGAAACCCTCCAAGTACACGCCGGCCAACAACCCGATCCGACTACCGGCTCCCGCGCAGTTCCGATTTATCAGACAACCTCCTACGTCTTCAAAAGCGCAGAACACGGCGCTAACCTCTTCGCCCTTAAGGAGTTCGGCAACATCTACACCCGTTTGATGAACCCAACCACCGACGTGTTTGAGCAGCGTGTAGCTGCCCTCGAAGGCGGCGTAGCAGCGCTAGCAACCAGTTCGGGTCAGGCTGCTCAGTTCATTGCCCTTAACAATATCCTCCAGGCCGGCGACAACTTTGTTAGCTCGTCGTTCCTCTACGGCGGCACTTACAACCAGTTCAAAGTGGCTTTCAAGCGCTTGGGCATTGAGGTTCGCTTTGCCGACGGCGATAATCCCGATCATTTCGAGCAGTTGATCGACGACAAAACCAAGGCGATTTACCTCGAAACCATCGGCAACCCCAGCTTCAGCGTGCCTGATTTTGAGCGCATTGCCGCCATTGCCGAGAAGCACGACCTGCCGCTGGTTGTAGACAATACGTTTGGCGCTGGCGGCTACTTGTTCCGCCCCCTGGAGCACGGCGCGCACATCGTAGTAGAGTCGGCTACCAAATGGATCGGCGGCCACGGTACCAGCATCGGCGGCGTGATCGTGGACGGCGGCAAATACGACTTCGGCAACGGCAAATTTCCGCAGTTTACGGAGCCTTCCGAAGGTTATCATGGCTTGGTTTTCAATGACGTATTCGGCAAAAACGGCCCGTTTGGCAACATTGCCTTCATCATCCGGGCGCGGGTAGAAGGCTTGCGCGACTTTGGGCCGTCCATCAGCCCTTTCAACTCCTTCCAGCTGTTGCAAGGCCTCGAAACCCTGTCGTTGCGCGTCGACCGCACCGTAGAAAATGCACTTCGGGTGGCCACTTGGCTGGAGCAGCATCCGCAGGTCGAGAGCGTGAACTATCCTGGCCTAAAGAGCAGCCCCTATAACGCCTTGGCGCAGAAGTACTTAAAGCGCGGCTTCGGCGGCGTGCTCACCTTCACCATCAAAGGCAGCAAGGAAACGGCCACCAAGTTTATTGATAACCTGAAGCTGGTGAGCCACTTAGCCAACGTGGGCGACGCCAAGACGCTCATTATTCAGCCGTCGGCTACCACGCACCAACAACTCTCCGACGACGAACAGCGCGCCGCTGGTGTAGCGCCTACGCAACTGCGCCTGTCGGTTGGCATCGAGCATTTTGAAGACATCCGTGCCGATCTGGCGCAGGCCTTCGAAGCCGTTCGCAATGAAGCGCCGCTGCAAGCGGAAGAAGTGGGCAGCACGTTGTTGCAGCCCGAAAAAGAACATGCGCAACCCCTGGAAGTGTAA
- a CDS encoding S66 peptidase family protein, with translation MPPSLRPGDHVAIVCTARKVSHEEVAAAVDILQGWGLKVVLGESVSAEHHQFGGSDELRTRDFQRMLDAPEIRAILCARGGYGTTRIIDAIDFSRFAASPKWIAGFSDITVLNCHLLKLGHESIHGVMPFIFHQSGGEEALESLRRALFGESVAYEVAAHPLNQLGTAEGELFGGNLSLLQTITGTASDCSYAGRILFLEDIEEYLYSIDRMMVHLERTGKLRQLAGLIVGHFTNPQDNAVPFGQTPYEIIDTYARKYNFPVAYGFPVGHEPHNLALICGRRTRLTVSQAGTKVEYL, from the coding sequence ATGCCCCCCTCGCTTCGCCCTGGCGACCACGTTGCCATTGTTTGTACGGCCCGCAAAGTGTCGCACGAAGAAGTTGCTGCCGCCGTCGATATTCTCCAGGGTTGGGGCTTGAAAGTGGTGTTGGGGGAAAGCGTATCGGCTGAGCACCATCAGTTTGGCGGTTCGGATGAGTTACGCACCCGCGATTTTCAGCGCATGCTAGACGCGCCCGAAATCCGGGCAATTCTGTGCGCCCGCGGCGGTTACGGCACCACCCGCATCATCGACGCAATCGACTTTTCGCGTTTTGCCGCAAGCCCTAAATGGATTGCCGGGTTCAGCGACATCACTGTGCTCAACTGCCATCTGCTGAAGCTGGGCCACGAAAGCATTCACGGGGTGATGCCCTTTATTTTTCACCAATCTGGCGGCGAAGAAGCGCTCGAAAGCTTGCGGCGGGCCTTGTTTGGCGAATCGGTAGCGTACGAGGTTGCGGCGCACCCACTCAACCAATTAGGCACGGCCGAAGGCGAGCTTTTTGGCGGCAACCTCAGCCTGCTCCAAACCATTACGGGCACCGCCTCTGACTGCTCTTACGCCGGCCGCATTCTGTTTTTGGAAGACATCGAGGAATACCTCTACAGCATCGACCGCATGATGGTGCACCTCGAACGCACCGGCAAACTCCGTCAACTCGCCGGCCTGATCGTGGGCCACTTTACCAATCCGCAGGACAATGCCGTCCCGTTTGGCCAGACGCCCTACGAAATCATCGACACGTATGCCCGCAAGTACAATTTTCCGGTTGCCTACGGCTTTCCAGTAGGCCACGAACCGCACAATCTGGCCTTAATCTGCGGGCGGCGAACGCGGTTGACGGTGAGCCAAGCAGGCACGAAAGTCGAGTACTTGTAA
- the cysS gene encoding cysteine--tRNA ligase translates to MQHSLSLYNTLTRRKEAFQPLHPPFVGVYLCGPTVYNDAHLGNARGPVVFDVLVRYLRYLGYTVRYVRNITDVGHLESDADEGEDKISKMARAAQLEPMQVAEYYANRYHRYMEVLGCVPPDIEPRASGHITEQIGLIQEILDNGFAYEVNGSVYFDVPRYNEQHRYGKLSNRVTEELLAGTRDNLAGQDEKHSPLDFALWKKASPVHLMHWPSPWSEGFPGWHLECSAMSRKYLGAEFDIHGGGLDLMFPHHECEIAQSQASHSHSDEARVWMHNNMITVNGQKMSKSLGNFITINELFDGSNATLSQAYSPMTARFFLLQAQYRSPVDVSDEALQAARKGYRKLMNGLRLLEKLRLPEGVERQADTSTADAELRKLISDCFAGLNDDLNTARAIASLFNLLRKLNGYNANLASLAAVSEAALQEAMTTYSTLVTDILGLVDEPRANAEQLLGLTLQFYQEAKTVKDYGKVDEIRAALKEQGIVIKDTKAGVDWAYSEE, encoded by the coding sequence ATGCAGCACTCGCTTTCGCTTTACAATACCCTTACTCGTCGCAAAGAAGCTTTCCAACCCTTGCATCCGCCTTTCGTGGGCGTTTATTTGTGTGGCCCAACCGTTTACAACGACGCGCATTTGGGCAATGCCCGCGGTCCCGTCGTGTTTGACGTGCTGGTGCGCTACCTGCGGTATCTCGGCTACACGGTGCGCTATGTGCGCAACATTACCGACGTTGGCCACCTCGAAAGCGACGCCGACGAAGGCGAGGACAAGATCTCTAAAATGGCGCGCGCCGCCCAGTTGGAGCCCATGCAAGTAGCTGAGTACTACGCCAATCGCTACCATCGCTACATGGAGGTCTTGGGTTGCGTACCGCCCGACATCGAGCCCCGCGCCAGTGGCCACATCACTGAGCAGATCGGCTTGATTCAGGAGATCTTGGACAATGGGTTTGCCTACGAAGTCAACGGGTCGGTGTATTTCGATGTGCCGCGCTACAACGAGCAGCACCGCTACGGCAAGCTTTCGAACCGCGTGACCGAAGAGCTGCTCGCCGGCACCCGCGACAACCTCGCCGGCCAAGACGAAAAGCACTCGCCCCTCGACTTTGCGCTCTGGAAAAAGGCCTCGCCGGTCCACCTGATGCACTGGCCATCGCCGTGGAGCGAGGGCTTTCCCGGCTGGCACCTCGAATGCTCGGCCATGAGCCGCAAGTACTTAGGCGCCGAGTTCGACATTCACGGCGGCGGTTTGGACCTGATGTTTCCGCACCACGAGTGCGAAATTGCCCAGAGCCAGGCCAGCCACTCGCACTCCGACGAAGCCCGCGTGTGGATGCACAACAACATGATCACGGTGAACGGGCAGAAGATGAGCAAGTCGCTGGGTAACTTCATTACCATCAATGAGTTATTCGACGGCTCCAACGCCACGCTCAGCCAAGCTTACTCGCCCATGACGGCGCGCTTTTTCCTGCTGCAAGCCCAATACCGCAGCCCCGTCGACGTGAGCGACGAGGCCCTGCAAGCAGCGCGCAAAGGCTATCGCAAGCTGATGAATGGCCTGCGGCTGCTCGAAAAACTGCGTTTGCCAGAAGGCGTTGAGAGACAGGCAGATACCTCAACAGCCGATGCAGAGTTGCGCAAGCTCATCAGCGACTGCTTCGCCGGTCTCAACGACGACCTGAACACGGCGCGTGCCATTGCCAGCTTGTTTAACCTGCTACGCAAGCTCAACGGTTACAATGCCAATCTGGCTTCGCTAGCGGCCGTAAGCGAAGCGGCTTTGCAAGAAGCGATGACTACGTATTCGACGCTGGTTACGGATATTCTGGGTCTTGTAGATGAGCCGCGTGCCAACGCCGAGCAATTACTGGGTCTGACGTTGCAGTTTTATCAGGAAGCCAAGACCGTAAAAGATTATGGCAAAGTCGATGAAATCAGGGCCGCGTTGAAAGAGCAAGGCATCGTAATCAAAGACACCAAAGCCGGCGTCGACTGGGCTTACAGCGAGGAATAG
- a CDS encoding copper resistance protein NlpE, with amino-acid sequence MKTSLSPFRYLASLLVLVALLTASCSQENKVGETNLLYGTDSKVWKTDKETSATGDKVAQTSADKKTELRFYANGNFNMSSPTQTMQGTYTFDQAAKKITLTPAGGPNSLSFDVVNLTKNEITLKAPDGSQMMLEAD; translated from the coding sequence ATGAAAACCTCCCTTTCTCCCTTCCGGTATTTGGCCAGCTTGCTGGTGTTGGTGGCTTTGCTGACCGCAAGCTGTAGCCAGGAAAATAAAGTTGGCGAAACCAACCTGCTTTACGGTACCGATAGCAAAGTCTGGAAAACCGATAAAGAAACCTCTGCCACCGGCGATAAAGTAGCGCAAACCAGCGCCGACAAGAAAACCGAGCTCCGCTTCTATGCCAACGGCAACTTCAACATGTCGTCGCCCACCCAAACAATGCAGGGTACTTACACCTTCGATCAAGCTGCTAAAAAGATCACGTTGACGCCTGCGGGTGGCCCCAATTCCCTGAGCTTTGACGTAGTTAATCTGACCAAAAATGAGATTACTCTCAAAGCCCCAGATGGCTCGCAGATGATGCTGGAAGCTGACTAA